From the Lancefieldella sp. Marseille-Q7238 genome, one window contains:
- a CDS encoding putative DNA modification/repair radical SAM protein gives MDTLDKLSILADAAKYDAACTSSGVNRAPQKGSLGMASAAGCCHSFAPDGRCITLLKVLFSNACSYDCAYCVNRRSASCERASFTPQELADLTVDFYKRNYIEGLFLSSGVVGTPDHTTELMIACLRILRVQHRFCGYIHAKIIPGTAPELIGTIGLLADRLSVNLELPSSKSLQLLCPDKDGKAVTEPMKLIHRTRVEEETSLLEATQNKTSTLAKYAPRQRALSEGRKLYGNAAAYTLRPRPRVSSAKRSFSPAGQSTQIIIGATPESDNQILRLSQALYERYDMKRVFFSAYMPMLDDKRLPAPDTPVPLRREHRLYQADWLMRYYAFTPDELVSPEAPWLDLDVDPKLAWALAHIDQFPVEIMDAPLELLLRIPGVGPVGARRIIAARRKRPLSFEDLARLNITLKRARHFMCCQGRRDRNSPLDAELIRKLVIEDARKSSYNKTRRAIEYSQPTLF, from the coding sequence GTGGATACCTTAGACAAGCTTTCCATCCTTGCCGACGCTGCGAAATATGATGCCGCCTGCACTTCCTCCGGCGTCAACCGCGCGCCACAAAAAGGCAGCCTTGGCATGGCTTCGGCCGCCGGCTGCTGTCACTCTTTCGCGCCTGACGGACGCTGCATCACCTTGCTGAAAGTACTCTTCTCAAATGCCTGCTCATACGACTGCGCATACTGTGTCAACAGGCGTTCAGCCTCGTGCGAGCGCGCGTCGTTTACACCGCAAGAACTTGCCGATCTTACGGTCGACTTTTATAAACGCAACTACATAGAAGGGCTCTTTCTTTCGTCCGGCGTTGTAGGAACGCCTGACCACACAACGGAACTCATGATTGCCTGCCTGCGCATTTTGCGCGTACAGCACCGTTTTTGCGGCTACATTCACGCCAAAATCATTCCGGGAACCGCGCCGGAGCTTATCGGCACCATCGGCCTTCTGGCCGACAGGCTCAGCGTTAATCTGGAGCTTCCAAGCTCCAAATCGCTGCAGCTGCTTTGTCCGGATAAAGACGGCAAAGCGGTTACGGAGCCCATGAAACTCATACACCGCACCCGCGTAGAAGAAGAAACGTCTCTCTTGGAGGCTACGCAGAACAAAACATCAACGCTCGCAAAATATGCGCCGCGCCAACGCGCGCTTTCGGAAGGCCGCAAGCTTTATGGCAACGCGGCAGCCTATACGCTCCGCCCTCGACCCCGCGTTTCTTCCGCAAAGAGGTCCTTCTCGCCAGCAGGACAATCAACACAAATTATCATCGGCGCCACTCCGGAAAGTGACAACCAGATACTTCGCCTTTCGCAGGCGCTCTACGAACGCTACGACATGAAGCGCGTCTTTTTCTCGGCCTATATGCCCATGCTGGACGATAAGCGTCTGCCCGCGCCCGATACGCCCGTGCCACTCAGACGGGAGCACAGGCTATATCAGGCAGACTGGCTGATGCGCTACTACGCGTTCACTCCTGACGAGCTTGTTTCTCCAGAAGCTCCCTGGCTTGATTTAGACGTTGATCCCAAACTCGCGTGGGCGCTTGCCCATATTGACCAATTCCCTGTCGAGATTATGGACGCCCCACTTGAGCTGCTCCTTCGCATTCCCGGGGTAGGTCCTGTAGGCGCAAGAAGGATTATCGCCGCCCGCAGGAAGCGCCCGTTGAGTTTTGAGGATCTCGCGAGACTCAACATTACCTTAAAGCGGGCGCGGCATTTCATGTGCTGCCAAGGCAGGCGCGACCGCAACTCCCCGCTCGACGCCGAGCTCATCAGAAAGCTGGTGATAGAAGATGCCAGAAAAAGCTCCTATAACAAGACGAGAAGAGCGATTGAATACTCACAGCCAACGCTCTTTTGA
- a CDS encoding TIGR03915 family putative DNA repair protein, with protein sequence MNTHSQRSFDDGSPLLAHAIRQLRELDSSSNVALTCEPSVEGVVSSVGLTYLARLSPSRVRLVRETGCQARLGEVIVQGLNPSWDETVALARRVLVGFEQKQNREAVRRLVLACASDNPRMPETVHRFMRAGFSQSTLLVEDPADEVCHALNALARQVDNEREHMRQFVRFSRMADGSFMSVFRPNANVLPLTTDYFVQRLGNERFLIVDPLHHIATFYTPKQKRFGTVKLDQSGIDKLVARSDLADNEASIQALWQCFYERVGLPGRDASQRGYDLRTHWMPQRFWSELTELAVNVHEKTAPDVTRCRRITS encoded by the coding sequence TTGAATACTCACAGCCAACGCTCTTTTGATGACGGCTCTCCCCTTCTTGCGCACGCCATACGTCAGCTTCGCGAACTCGACTCCTCCTCCAACGTGGCGCTGACCTGCGAGCCCTCCGTTGAAGGCGTCGTTTCCTCGGTCGGCCTTACTTATTTGGCACGCCTGTCACCTTCTCGCGTTCGTCTTGTGAGAGAAACCGGGTGCCAGGCGCGCCTTGGTGAAGTCATCGTGCAAGGTCTTAATCCATCTTGGGATGAAACGGTCGCCTTGGCGCGCCGGGTCCTTGTGGGGTTTGAACAGAAACAAAATCGCGAAGCCGTCAGGCGTCTGGTACTGGCCTGCGCGTCAGATAATCCTCGTATGCCTGAAACGGTCCATCGCTTTATGAGAGCGGGCTTTTCACAGTCAACGCTCCTCGTTGAAGATCCTGCGGACGAAGTCTGCCATGCGCTTAACGCGTTGGCTCGACAGGTTGACAATGAGCGCGAGCATATGCGGCAATTCGTGCGTTTCTCGCGCATGGCAGACGGTTCGTTCATGTCGGTATTTCGGCCTAACGCAAACGTGCTGCCTCTGACAACCGACTACTTTGTCCAACGCCTTGGCAACGAGCGCTTTCTCATCGTTGACCCACTGCACCACATCGCCACGTTCTACACTCCCAAGCAGAAACGCTTTGGCACTGTAAAACTTGATCAGAGCGGCATTGATAAGCTTGTGGCGCGCAGCGACCTTGCTGACAACGAAGCCTCTATCCAGGCCCTGTGGCAGTGCTTTTACGAGAGAGTTGGGCTCCCCGGCAGAGACGCCTCACAGCGTGGATACGACTTGCGGACACACTGGATGCCTCAGCGGTTTTGGAGCGAGCTTACCGAGCTTGCTGTGAACGTCCACGAAAAAACGGCACCAGACGTAACCCGATGCCGTCGTATTACTTCGTAG
- a CDS encoding DivIVA domain-containing protein yields the protein MAITPADIEKQSFSPSELGYNPEEVDSFLEQVSSEIDAMLQKIADLKGRLTNSEQQLAAAQAQVASLEENSEKAAADKTNAQAVAASEHQISQVLIVAQASADKLVADARDNAERIRNEADQKAREVIRQALAEKQTELDEIDRLKQSREDFRAEYRKLLQHFMDDADSVFPQGVLNNAHTPEVPAATTPAGVPAQNAPAPSATDFSDLD from the coding sequence ATGGCAATCACACCGGCAGACATCGAAAAACAGTCTTTCTCTCCCTCTGAGCTTGGCTACAATCCTGAAGAAGTGGATTCCTTCTTGGAGCAAGTTTCTTCTGAGATTGACGCAATGCTCCAGAAAATCGCCGACCTCAAGGGTCGTCTGACCAACTCCGAGCAGCAACTTGCTGCGGCTCAGGCTCAGGTGGCAAGTCTTGAGGAGAATTCAGAGAAGGCTGCGGCAGACAAAACAAACGCTCAGGCCGTGGCTGCCTCCGAGCACCAGATTTCCCAGGTGCTTATTGTGGCGCAGGCTTCTGCTGACAAGCTCGTAGCTGACGCTCGCGACAATGCCGAGCGCATTCGCAACGAGGCCGACCAGAAGGCTCGTGAGGTCATTCGTCAGGCGCTTGCCGAGAAGCAAACCGAGCTTGATGAGATTGATCGTCTCAAACAGTCCCGCGAGGATTTCCGCGCCGAGTACCGCAAGCTTCTCCAGCACTTCATGGACGATGCCGATTCCGTTTTCCCGCAGGGCGTGCTCAACAATGCGCATACGCCTGAGGTTCCTGCTGCAACAACACCTGCCGGAGTTCCTGCGCAAAACGCTCCTGCGCCTTCGGCAACTGATTTCAGCGATCTTGACTAG
- a CDS encoding YggT family protein: protein MFGLRLASLIVRLIEVYELLVFIWCVLSWIPSNSRQVRSFHDALGVLVGPYLSIFRRIIPTFSGMDFSPIVALLVLQVAERLIWNILV from the coding sequence GTGTTTGGTCTACGGCTGGCGTCACTTATCGTGCGTCTGATAGAAGTATATGAACTGCTGGTTTTTATCTGGTGTGTGCTGTCTTGGATTCCGTCAAACAGCCGTCAAGTCAGATCGTTCCATGATGCTCTTGGCGTTCTTGTCGGGCCGTACCTCTCGATTTTCAGGCGCATCATTCCAACGTTTTCAGGTATGGATTTTTCGCCGATTGTGGCATTACTCGTGCTTCAGGTGGCTGAACGCCTTATTTGGAATATACTTGTCTAG
- a CDS encoding cell division protein SepF, which translates to MSILDTLRDRFRGPQDDDYYDDEYYEDDEFDEEGAGQPHTREAASSNRLLGNPSRPEAESVSVYTRSGRPVSPAPASAAAHEYQRPQPTTQFASGTTVQTPGDAGLRPVSRMRSGQLPPYVLRPVAYEDVQSVVRRVRTGQPVVLVFKNTNTEIAKRILDFSFGLSYGLEGAVEAIGERVFVVLPQGMELSQADLDKLAADGDITR; encoded by the coding sequence ATGAGCATTCTTGATACATTACGGGATCGGTTCAGAGGTCCGCAGGATGACGATTACTATGACGATGAGTACTATGAGGACGATGAGTTTGACGAGGAGGGCGCGGGTCAGCCACATACCCGTGAGGCAGCTTCGTCCAACAGGCTTTTAGGCAATCCTTCTCGCCCTGAGGCGGAGAGCGTTTCTGTGTATACCCGTTCCGGCCGTCCGGTGTCTCCAGCTCCTGCGTCCGCGGCGGCTCATGAATATCAGCGCCCGCAGCCAACTACTCAGTTTGCCTCCGGAACCACGGTGCAGACGCCGGGCGATGCCGGCCTCAGACCGGTTTCCCGTATGAGATCCGGGCAGCTGCCGCCCTACGTGCTGCGTCCCGTTGCCTATGAAGACGTTCAGTCTGTAGTGCGCCGTGTACGCACAGGACAGCCGGTAGTTCTTGTCTTTAAGAACACCAATACCGAGATCGCTAAAAGAATCCTTGACTTCAGTTTTGGTCTTTCATATGGACTTGAAGGCGCGGTTGAGGCAATAGGAGAGCGCGTTTTCGTAGTCCTTCCGCAGGGAATGGAACTTTCTCAGGCCGATCTGGATAAACTTGCCGCCGATGGGGATATTACAAGATGA
- a CDS encoding YggS family pyridoxal phosphate-dependent enzyme has protein sequence MDYESFLAERRSEILEVVANAAKRSGRDASEIELVAVTKTVQPEAVRGAYQVGYRIFGENRPQELGRKIEALKAWPDMSDARFDMIGNLQTNKINHVIGRVGLIHSVSSAHLAHAISVRSQARSLTCKVLLEVNVSGEESKSGFSPQDTRAAADELFGLPGLEICGLMTMAPKDDASAARRTFSGLRELRDELTQKTGHTLPALSCGMSDDFPLAIEEGSTMIRLGRLVFSPEHTMASVLQ, from the coding sequence GTGGATTACGAGTCTTTTCTTGCCGAGCGCCGCTCAGAGATTCTTGAGGTTGTCGCCAACGCCGCAAAACGCTCCGGACGCGATGCTTCAGAGATTGAACTGGTGGCAGTGACAAAGACCGTCCAGCCTGAGGCGGTCCGAGGCGCTTATCAGGTAGGGTATCGTATCTTTGGCGAGAATCGCCCTCAAGAGCTCGGAAGAAAGATTGAGGCGCTCAAGGCCTGGCCCGACATGAGTGACGCCCGCTTTGACATGATTGGCAATCTTCAGACGAATAAAATCAATCACGTCATCGGCAGGGTGGGACTTATTCATTCTGTTTCTTCAGCCCACCTGGCTCATGCGATATCCGTGCGTTCTCAAGCGCGGAGTCTGACGTGTAAGGTTTTGCTTGAGGTCAATGTCTCCGGTGAGGAGTCAAAATCGGGATTTTCTCCCCAGGATACACGAGCTGCGGCAGATGAGCTCTTTGGCCTTCCCGGCCTTGAGATATGCGGCCTGATGACGATGGCTCCAAAAGATGACGCTTCCGCGGCGCGCAGAACGTTTTCCGGATTGCGTGAGCTTAGAGATGAACTTACGCAAAAAACAGGACACACGCTTCCCGCGCTTTCCTGCGGTATGAGTGATGATTTTCCGTTGGCTATTGAGGAAGGTTCGACCATGATTCGGCTGGGTCGTTTGGTATTTAGCCCCGAACATACCATGGCAAGCGTTCTACAATAG
- a CDS encoding polyphenol oxidase family protein: MALITDVRRPYGVTLAFTERQQGVSKGAFTSLNLGGACGDAPEAVRENRSRVLSALDAHACADNLINPHQVHGDKILVVRTSAADELAAVRAECVQGADAIVCCAENVPVLLCFADCVPVILAAPKGFAVVHSGWRGTLLRIASKAVHVLTAETGANVEDLLAYIGPHIGPREYEVSQEVIDRFTREFGSGIVAPDAGGRHLDLGAAVRICLTEAGVLAENIAEVTESTAAHTDRFFSYRAEQGQCGRHGAVAVKLRS; the protein is encoded by the coding sequence GTGGCTCTGATTACGGACGTGAGGCGTCCGTACGGGGTCACGCTCGCTTTTACCGAGCGGCAGCAAGGGGTGTCAAAGGGTGCTTTTACATCCCTTAACTTGGGTGGCGCCTGTGGAGACGCGCCTGAGGCGGTGCGTGAGAACAGGTCGCGCGTCCTTTCAGCGCTTGACGCGCACGCGTGCGCGGACAATCTAATCAATCCTCATCAGGTTCATGGCGATAAGATTCTTGTCGTCCGCACGTCAGCCGCCGATGAGTTGGCGGCCGTACGAGCCGAATGCGTCCAGGGCGCTGACGCGATTGTCTGTTGTGCGGAAAACGTACCGGTTCTTTTGTGTTTTGCCGATTGCGTGCCTGTTATATTGGCGGCGCCCAAGGGGTTTGCAGTCGTTCATTCGGGCTGGCGAGGTACGCTCCTTCGCATTGCGTCAAAGGCGGTTCATGTTTTGACGGCGGAGACGGGTGCAAACGTTGAGGACCTTCTCGCCTATATCGGGCCTCATATAGGACCGCGTGAGTATGAGGTTTCTCAAGAAGTTATCGACCGCTTTACGCGTGAATTTGGATCGGGGATAGTGGCGCCTGACGCAGGTGGCCGTCACCTTGATTTGGGCGCCGCGGTTCGCATTTGCCTGACAGAGGCGGGTGTTCTCGCCGAAAACATCGCTGAAGTTACGGAATCTACGGCAGCCCATACGGATCGCTTCTTTTCCTATCGCGCCGAGCAGGGGCAGTGCGGCCGTCATGGAGCGGTTGCCGTGAAGTTGAGGAGCTAA
- the ftsZ gene encoding cell division protein FtsZ, whose amino-acid sequence MVKDTDTLNNYLAVIKVVGVGGGGTNAVNRMIEEGIRGVEFVAINTDAQALAISDADIKVHIGTDITKGLGAGANPEVGKESAEDSRDEIKAALAGADMVFITAGEGGGTGTGAAPVVADIAKNDVGALTVGVVTKPFTFEGRRRYQSASDGIKNLSENVDTLIVIPNDRLLDLSEKKTTMLEAFRMADDVLCQGTQGITDLITVPGLINLDFADVCTIMKGAGTAMMGIGIAAGDNRAADAATEAISSRLLESSIDGATRVLLSVAGNKDLGIQEINDAADLVAKNVDPEANIIFGTVVDESLGDQVRVTVIATGFNDNNVQQGSLPTARNVTASRPGTRAARPAARQQPSRPAPAPEPSRPATSSNDKEFDIPDFLKRSRI is encoded by the coding sequence ATGGTTAAGGACACTGACACCCTTAATAACTACCTTGCTGTCATTAAAGTTGTAGGTGTTGGCGGCGGCGGTACGAACGCCGTGAACCGCATGATTGAGGAAGGCATCCGCGGCGTTGAGTTTGTTGCAATCAATACCGACGCGCAGGCGCTTGCCATTTCCGACGCGGATATCAAGGTTCACATCGGAACTGATATCACCAAGGGTCTTGGCGCGGGCGCAAATCCTGAGGTTGGCAAAGAGTCAGCCGAGGACTCCCGTGATGAGATTAAGGCTGCGCTTGCTGGCGCGGATATGGTCTTTATCACCGCGGGCGAGGGCGGCGGCACCGGCACCGGCGCTGCTCCTGTTGTCGCGGATATCGCCAAAAATGATGTCGGCGCTCTTACGGTAGGCGTAGTCACCAAGCCCTTTACCTTTGAAGGTCGCCGCCGGTATCAGTCTGCTTCTGACGGCATCAAGAACCTTTCCGAGAACGTTGACACGCTCATCGTAATCCCCAACGACCGTCTGCTGGATCTTTCCGAAAAGAAGACCACCATGCTTGAGGCGTTCCGCATGGCTGACGACGTGCTGTGCCAGGGAACCCAAGGCATTACCGATTTGATTACCGTTCCAGGCCTCATCAACCTCGACTTTGCCGACGTGTGCACCATTATGAAGGGCGCCGGCACTGCAATGATGGGCATCGGCATCGCCGCCGGCGACAATCGCGCTGCTGACGCGGCTACCGAGGCCATCTCCAGCCGCCTGCTTGAGAGCTCCATTGACGGCGCGACGCGTGTGCTGCTTTCGGTTGCCGGCAACAAGGATCTGGGCATTCAGGAGATCAACGACGCTGCCGACCTTGTCGCTAAAAACGTTGACCCTGAAGCGAATATCATCTTCGGTACGGTTGTGGACGAGTCCCTTGGCGATCAGGTGCGCGTGACGGTCATTGCCACTGGCTTCAACGACAACAATGTGCAGCAGGGGTCTTTGCCGACGGCTCGCAATGTGACGGCTTCCCGTCCCGGTACTCGCGCCGCGCGTCCTGCGGCTCGGCAGCAGCCGTCCCGTCCGGCTCCTGCGCCGGAACCTTCGCGTCCCGCCACTTCTTCAAACGACAAGGAATTTGATATTCCTGATTTTCTGAAGCGCAGCAGAATCTAG
- a CDS encoding FtsQ-type POTRA domain-containing protein has product MARDTSRRGTPRKANTKKAPKSQEQRSASTRASRTSKPSRATKTSPASVSARMRTKNGAARVTPSEARAARQRNARRWNGKTVRNVLIGLAACAIVALIAFFILRSAPVFAITNITVEPTAHVTNEDIQKLVAVPEGTTLLNMDEQQITENLKKDPWVASVTYERQFPNTLHITIQEHKVSALVAMSTGPTAWYLSDEGTWLQQINLSVGENNSVGAAALAQAEKDGVLLVSDVPATVSPVAGAKATDEVIEAVLAYQSTFTSELTSQIVSYSAASADSINITLSNGIQVALGSPTQIEDKEKVILSMVRQYAGEMTYLNVRVPASPTYRRVTSGNTQNGTGISNATSQEQGSSSDSLTDLKDHDTQDTSSSSEKN; this is encoded by the coding sequence ATGGCACGCGATACCAGCCGCCGTGGTACGCCACGCAAGGCAAACACAAAAAAAGCGCCCAAATCTCAGGAGCAGAGAAGCGCCTCAACGCGAGCTTCCCGCACGAGTAAGCCGTCTCGCGCAACGAAGACGTCTCCTGCGAGCGTCTCCGCACGGATGCGAACGAAAAACGGCGCGGCACGCGTCACGCCGTCTGAGGCGCGCGCCGCCCGGCAGCGCAATGCGCGCCGGTGGAACGGAAAGACCGTACGAAACGTACTCATAGGTCTTGCGGCCTGCGCGATCGTCGCGCTTATCGCCTTTTTTATCCTGCGGAGCGCTCCGGTATTTGCCATTACCAACATTACTGTTGAGCCGACTGCCCACGTGACCAATGAGGACATTCAAAAATTAGTTGCGGTTCCAGAAGGCACAACCCTTCTTAACATGGATGAGCAGCAGATAACGGAGAACCTCAAAAAGGATCCTTGGGTCGCGTCGGTTACCTATGAGCGTCAGTTTCCCAATACGCTGCACATCACCATACAGGAGCATAAAGTCTCCGCGCTTGTAGCCATGTCCACCGGTCCCACGGCGTGGTATCTCAGCGATGAGGGTACCTGGCTGCAGCAGATCAACCTGTCTGTGGGGGAGAACAACTCTGTGGGCGCCGCAGCGCTTGCGCAAGCCGAGAAGGACGGCGTGCTTTTGGTGAGCGACGTGCCCGCGACAGTCAGCCCCGTGGCAGGCGCGAAGGCGACAGATGAAGTGATTGAGGCCGTACTGGCGTATCAATCGACGTTTACGTCGGAGCTTACCTCTCAGATTGTCAGCTATTCCGCGGCAAGTGCGGACAGCATTAACATAACGTTGTCCAACGGTATCCAGGTAGCCCTTGGTTCTCCCACGCAAATTGAAGATAAGGAAAAAGTCATCTTGAGTATGGTGCGCCAGTATGCCGGCGAGATGACCTACCTGAACGTGCGCGTACCCGCAAGCCCCACCTACCGGAGGGTCACAAGCGGAAATACGCAAAACGGCACAGGCATCTCCAACGCTACGTCACAAGAGCAGGGGTCTTCTTCTGACTCATTGACTGATCTCAAGGATCATGACACGCAGGACACGTCGTCGTCCAGCGAGAAAAACTAA
- the murC gene encoding UDP-N-acetylmuramate--L-alanine ligase translates to MANQDIPTVTRAHFIGIGGAGMSGIALVLHERGCIVTGSDLKSSRYVRELEEAGVSVHIGHTAATIDEVRPDVVVTSTAVPETNPEVIRARELTIPIWPRAKMLSYLSRGCTTVAVAGTHGKTTTSSMIATMLDKLGADPSFLIGGVVEGYDTNGRNGSGHYFVCEADESDGSFMYLNPSLIVITNIEADHLDHYGTLENIEKAFCDFMGLLDEDETVIINGDNPHWVDLAKSTGRKTVSYGFSEQCDYVCRPRKREKGIENPLSVTTPSGVTVDLTLPANPGKHNIANACAAIAAADCLGYDPADAAAALSQFKGARRRFTHVGDCNGITVVDDYGHHPTEIKATLSAALPLGFKRVICVFQPHRYSRTQDLADSFAHAFDGIDKLLVMDVFSAGELPIPGISGKTIASRVEAAGNVPDVRYIPSRHKLVDTLCELCQPGDLVITQGAGDVTQIGPAYIKALSERTGER, encoded by the coding sequence ATGGCTAATCAGGATATACCAACGGTTACGCGCGCCCACTTCATCGGCATTGGTGGAGCTGGCATGAGCGGCATCGCGCTTGTGTTGCATGAGCGTGGCTGCATCGTTACAGGCTCTGATCTTAAGAGCTCCCGCTATGTGCGTGAGCTTGAAGAGGCGGGCGTGAGCGTCCATATTGGACACACCGCCGCTACTATCGATGAGGTCCGGCCAGACGTTGTAGTCACTTCAACCGCTGTTCCCGAGACTAACCCCGAGGTGATTCGCGCTCGTGAGCTGACTATTCCCATCTGGCCACGGGCGAAGATGCTGTCGTATCTTTCGCGCGGCTGCACGACCGTGGCCGTGGCGGGTACGCATGGCAAGACTACGACGTCATCGATGATTGCCACAATGCTCGACAAACTCGGCGCGGATCCGTCATTTTTGATTGGAGGGGTGGTCGAGGGGTACGACACAAACGGTCGCAACGGCTCGGGTCACTATTTCGTATGCGAGGCCGATGAGTCAGACGGCTCGTTTATGTATCTCAATCCCAGTTTGATTGTGATTACCAACATCGAGGCTGACCATCTTGACCATTATGGCACCCTTGAAAATATCGAGAAGGCCTTCTGCGATTTCATGGGCCTTCTGGATGAGGATGAAACGGTCATCATCAACGGAGACAATCCTCATTGGGTCGATTTGGCGAAATCCACAGGGCGCAAGACGGTCTCATATGGCTTTAGCGAGCAGTGCGACTATGTATGTCGTCCTCGTAAGCGCGAGAAGGGCATCGAAAATCCTCTGTCAGTGACCACTCCGTCAGGTGTAACGGTTGACCTGACGCTCCCGGCAAATCCCGGCAAGCACAATATTGCGAACGCCTGCGCGGCCATCGCTGCGGCTGACTGCTTGGGATACGATCCTGCAGACGCTGCCGCAGCGCTTTCTCAGTTCAAGGGCGCCCGCCGCCGCTTTACCCATGTTGGCGATTGCAACGGTATTACGGTAGTTGATGATTATGGACACCATCCCACGGAAATCAAGGCGACGCTTTCCGCCGCGCTTCCGCTGGGATTCAAGCGTGTCATCTGCGTGTTTCAACCGCATCGCTACAGTCGTACTCAAGACCTTGCGGACAGCTTCGCGCATGCCTTTGATGGGATAGACAAGTTGCTGGTGATGGATGTCTTTTCCGCAGGAGAGCTGCCCATTCCCGGCATTTCCGGCAAGACGATTGCCAGCCGCGTGGAAGCTGCGGGCAATGTGCCGGACGTTCGCTATATTCCTTCTCGTCATAAGCTCGTCGATACGCTTTGTGAGCTGTGTCAACCGGGTGATTTAGTCATCACGCAGGGAGCGGGAGACGTTACCCAGATTGGTCCGGCATATATCAAAGCGCTGTCCGAGCGCACAGGAGAACGGTAA
- the murG gene encoding undecaprenyldiphospho-muramoylpentapeptide beta-N-acetylglucosaminyltransferase, with protein MTDTKKLLTIAIAAGGTAGHINPALALAEELRDRGHQVRFFGQSDKLEGRLVPENGFELVPIHVSGFNRRKPWTLVSAGVQMERAKRRLSRLFAQEGAPDVAVGFGAYVELPLMRFCAAHKVPYVLHEQNSVTGLANRVSAKDASCVCIAFPQARAAFENHVADPDCIVVTGNPVRRSVLFADRSKARQALGIAEDEVFLLVFGGSLGARSLNNAVVALKDQLLSHPHLRILQSCGAELFDEVSAALKLSDEEACRWDVRPYISNMGEALAAADLVVSRSGASSVAEIAARAVPSVLVPFPLATADHQTTNAHLLSDAGAAVLVPDDQVATASLSSPLLELVEDAQKRELMHEAARGLNQGQAACLLANRVELAARACS; from the coding sequence GTGACTGACACGAAAAAGCTTCTTACCATAGCAATTGCTGCCGGCGGCACGGCAGGCCACATCAACCCGGCTCTCGCGTTGGCGGAAGAGCTGAGGGACCGCGGGCACCAGGTACGTTTTTTTGGTCAGAGCGATAAGCTTGAGGGCAGACTTGTGCCTGAGAACGGCTTTGAGCTGGTGCCCATTCATGTTTCCGGTTTTAATCGCCGAAAGCCCTGGACGCTCGTATCGGCGGGCGTTCAAATGGAGCGCGCGAAACGGCGACTCAGCCGGCTTTTTGCCCAAGAGGGTGCCCCTGACGTAGCTGTGGGTTTCGGCGCCTATGTGGAACTGCCGCTCATGCGTTTTTGCGCCGCGCACAAGGTTCCTTATGTGCTGCATGAACAGAACTCTGTGACGGGTCTTGCCAATCGCGTATCAGCAAAAGACGCCTCCTGCGTATGCATTGCATTTCCGCAGGCAAGAGCCGCATTTGAAAACCATGTCGCAGATCCTGACTGCATCGTGGTAACCGGAAATCCCGTGAGGCGCTCGGTGCTTTTTGCCGACCGCTCGAAAGCGCGCCAGGCTCTTGGTATTGCTGAAGATGAGGTTTTCCTGCTTGTGTTTGGCGGCAGCCTGGGGGCGCGCAGCCTGAACAACGCGGTGGTCGCCCTCAAAGATCAGCTGTTAAGCCACCCTCATCTGCGCATATTGCAATCATGCGGAGCTGAGCTCTTTGATGAGGTGTCCGCGGCGCTGAAGCTTTCTGATGAGGAGGCGTGCCGGTGGGATGTAAGGCCCTATATTTCTAATATGGGAGAAGCGCTTGCTGCGGCTGACCTTGTCGTTTCTCGTTCAGGAGCGTCTTCTGTGGCGGAGATTGCAGCGCGAGCCGTTCCAAGTGTGCTTGTGCCGTTCCCCTTGGCTACGGCTGATCATCAAACTACCAACGCGCATTTGCTTTCGGATGCGGGAGCCGCCGTTTTGGTACCGGACGATCAGGTAGCAACGGCGTCCTTATCGTCACCTCTTTTAGAACTTGTGGAAGACGCGCAAAAACGCGAGCTGATGCATGAAGCGGCGCGCGGACTCAACCAAGGCCAAGCGGCGTGTCTTCTTGCGAACCGCGTGGAACTTGCCGCACGAGCGTGCTCATGA